From a region of the Lactuca sativa cultivar Salinas chromosome 4, Lsat_Salinas_v11, whole genome shotgun sequence genome:
- the LOC111888217 gene encoding amino acid transporter AVT1I isoform X2, with amino-acid sequence MKGEKQDDYSLIIPLLVNNGDVGTKVKEEQYTNNTTTGTASFISTCFNALNALSGVGILSIPYALASGGWLTLILLLVIASSTFFTGLLIQRCMDSDPTIRTYPDIGERAFGKAGRTLISISMNIELYLVATGFLILEGDNLCKLFPDIDFDIYGTRIGSKTAFIVIIVILILPTSLLNDMSILSYISASGVLASVIILSSVFWAGAFDGIGFQEKGNFVKWNGVPSAISLYAFCYCAHPVFPTLYTSMKNQRQFSKVLFFCFAFSTITYSLMAVIGYLMFGSKVESEITLNLPTNKISSRVAIFTTLVTPIAKYALMLTPIVDTIETQFQSFCNKRKCSFLIRTILMISTVVVAMFVPFFGNLMSLVGALLSATASITIPCLCYLKISGIYKRIGMEMIIVWFVGLIGLIVAVVGTYVSLVDLKTHLFVAI; translated from the exons ATGAAGGGGGAGAAA CAAGATGATTACTCTCTTATAATACCACTACTTGTTAACAATGGAGATGTTGGAACGAAGGTAAAAGAAGAGCAATACACCAACAACACAACCACAGGAACAGCTTCTTTCATCAGTACTTGTTTCAATGCTCTCAATGCTCTCTCAG GAGTCGGAATACTCTCGATTCCATACGCATTGGCATCAGGAGGGTGGTTGACCTTAATTCTCCTTCTCGTAATTGCCAGCTCAACCTTCTTTACAGGATTATTAATCCAAAGATGCATGGATTCAGATCCAACAATAAGAACGTATCCCGACATAGGGGAACGAGCATTCGGGAAAGCAGGGAGAACTCTAATATCAATCTCCATGAACATAGAACTCTACTTAGTCGCAACAGGCTTCTTGATCCTAGAAGGCGATAATTTATGCAAATTATTCCCAGATATAGATTTTGATATTTATGGCACTCGTATTGGATCCAAAACTGCATTTATTGTCATTATTGTAATCCTTATACTCCCTACAAGTTTGTTAAACGACATGAGTATTCTATCATACATATCAGCCAGTGGAGTTCTAGCTTCTGTCATCATCCTATCCTCCGTCTTTTGGGCCGGTGCCTTTGATGGTATCGGTTTTCAAGAAAAGGGTAATTTCGTCAAATGGAATGGAGTCCCATCGGCTATTAGCTTATATGCATTTTGCTACTGTGCTCATCCCGTTTTTCCCACCCTATATACTTCAATGAAAAACCAACGCCAATTCTCAAAG GTCTTGTTCTTTTGTTTTGCCTTTTCTACGATTACTTACTCATTAATGGCAGTTATAGGTTACCTTATGTTTGGGTCGAAAGTAGAGTCAGAGATTACGTTAAATCTCCCTACCAACAAGATAAGCTCAAGGGTGGCAATATTCACCACCCTCGTTACTCCCATAGCTAAATATGCTCTAATGTTAACTCCAATTGTCGATACTATTGAAACACAGTTTCAATCTTTTTGCAACAAAAGGAAGTGTAGCTTTCTTATTAGAACAATCTTGATGATAAGTACTGTGGTTGTGGCCATGTTTGTTCCTTTCTTTGGGAATCTAATGTCACTCGTGGGAGCGCTCTTAAGTGCCACGGCTTCGATAACAATACCATGCTTGTGCTACTTAAAGATTTCAGGGATTTACAAGAGAATTGGGATGGAAATGATTATTGTTTGGTTCGTTGGCTTAATTGGTTTGATAGTAGCAGTTGTGGGTACTTATGTATCGTTAGTAGATTTAAAGACCCATCTATTTGTAGCTATTTGA
- the LOC111888217 gene encoding amino acid transporter AVT1I isoform X1: MEVNKQDDYSLIIPLLVNNGDVGTKVKEEQYTNNTTTGTASFISTCFNALNALSGVGILSIPYALASGGWLTLILLLVIASSTFFTGLLIQRCMDSDPTIRTYPDIGERAFGKAGRTLISISMNIELYLVATGFLILEGDNLCKLFPDIDFDIYGTRIGSKTAFIVIIVILILPTSLLNDMSILSYISASGVLASVIILSSVFWAGAFDGIGFQEKGNFVKWNGVPSAISLYAFCYCAHPVFPTLYTSMKNQRQFSKVLFFCFAFSTITYSLMAVIGYLMFGSKVESEITLNLPTNKISSRVAIFTTLVTPIAKYALMLTPIVDTIETQFQSFCNKRKCSFLIRTILMISTVVVAMFVPFFGNLMSLVGALLSATASITIPCLCYLKISGIYKRIGMEMIIVWFVGLIGLIVAVVGTYVSLVDLKTHLFVAI, encoded by the exons ATGGAGGTCAACAAGCAAGATGATTACTCTCTTATAATACCACTACTTGTTAACAATGGAGATGTTGGAACGAAGGTAAAAGAAGAGCAATACACCAACAACACAACCACAGGAACAGCTTCTTTCATCAGTACTTGTTTCAATGCTCTCAATGCTCTCTCAG GAGTCGGAATACTCTCGATTCCATACGCATTGGCATCAGGAGGGTGGTTGACCTTAATTCTCCTTCTCGTAATTGCCAGCTCAACCTTCTTTACAGGATTATTAATCCAAAGATGCATGGATTCAGATCCAACAATAAGAACGTATCCCGACATAGGGGAACGAGCATTCGGGAAAGCAGGGAGAACTCTAATATCAATCTCCATGAACATAGAACTCTACTTAGTCGCAACAGGCTTCTTGATCCTAGAAGGCGATAATTTATGCAAATTATTCCCAGATATAGATTTTGATATTTATGGCACTCGTATTGGATCCAAAACTGCATTTATTGTCATTATTGTAATCCTTATACTCCCTACAAGTTTGTTAAACGACATGAGTATTCTATCATACATATCAGCCAGTGGAGTTCTAGCTTCTGTCATCATCCTATCCTCCGTCTTTTGGGCCGGTGCCTTTGATGGTATCGGTTTTCAAGAAAAGGGTAATTTCGTCAAATGGAATGGAGTCCCATCGGCTATTAGCTTATATGCATTTTGCTACTGTGCTCATCCCGTTTTTCCCACCCTATATACTTCAATGAAAAACCAACGCCAATTCTCAAAG GTCTTGTTCTTTTGTTTTGCCTTTTCTACGATTACTTACTCATTAATGGCAGTTATAGGTTACCTTATGTTTGGGTCGAAAGTAGAGTCAGAGATTACGTTAAATCTCCCTACCAACAAGATAAGCTCAAGGGTGGCAATATTCACCACCCTCGTTACTCCCATAGCTAAATATGCTCTAATGTTAACTCCAATTGTCGATACTATTGAAACACAGTTTCAATCTTTTTGCAACAAAAGGAAGTGTAGCTTTCTTATTAGAACAATCTTGATGATAAGTACTGTGGTTGTGGCCATGTTTGTTCCTTTCTTTGGGAATCTAATGTCACTCGTGGGAGCGCTCTTAAGTGCCACGGCTTCGATAACAATACCATGCTTGTGCTACTTAAAGATTTCAGGGATTTACAAGAGAATTGGGATGGAAATGATTATTGTTTGGTTCGTTGGCTTAATTGGTTTGATAGTAGCAGTTGTGGGTACTTATGTATCGTTAGTAGATTTAAAGACCCATCTATTTGTAGCTATTTGA